One window of Amaranthus tricolor cultivar Red isolate AtriRed21 chromosome 13, ASM2621246v1, whole genome shotgun sequence genomic DNA carries:
- the LOC130797966 gene encoding protein MAIN-LIKE 1-like: protein MHQHIDSALISAFVERWQPDTNTFHMPWGEMTIMLHDVQRILGISIDGSLPAEPSEAEWEVGITNLVGEPLSELRRKGSFTSGCISVAELMRLCHRSHALDTQTTAYYMAVIGSTLLADKTRTGMRPHPIVVVNDDEQDVAWGAVTLAFLYRQLGMASRAGCKTIAGCLTLLQTWIYEYFPAFRPHPRRDDVPNTTRAEMWTPKKVGRELDRLISFRKVLDSMTETQVEWTPYNCGAAALLHEHPRTTVIGGITCFDVVEVYLPERALRQIGFVQSIPPAPMRLAKALRPAHGTYSVTFPSSAAAFVEAWSRFPYSGRLVEQGLRRAAVPSETEPNYVEWFRVCSHPYISRDELLASGPGPGQSRSDYLAKEWASRFSPVARLPTRLADLNSRQRHALEIYLNNCRELYDQWHTE from the exons atgcaccagcacatcgactctgctttgatatcggcgttcgtcgagaggtggcagccggatacgaacacctttcacatgccctggggagagatgacgattatgttgcacgacgtgcaacgcatattgggcatttctattgatggttctctgccggctgagccttcggaggcggagtgggaggttggtatcaccaatctggtcggcgagcctctgtctgagcttcgacgtaaaggttcattcaccagcggatgcataagcgttgctgaactgatgcggctgtgtcataggtcgcatGCCTTGGATACCCAGAccacagcgtactacatggctgtcattggctctaccttgttggcggataagaccaggactggcatgcgacctcacccgatagttGTAGTCAACGACGATGAACAGGACGTGGCTTGGGGTGCGGTGACtttggcgttcttgtacaggcagctcggaatggcatctagggctggttgcaagaccattgctggatgcctcacattgctccagacatggatctatgagtacttccccgctttccgccctcatcctcgccgagatgATGTGCCAAACacgactagggcggagatgtggacgcCGAAGAAAGTAGGTCGTGAGCTGGACAGGTTGATATCATTCCGCAAGGTTCTGGACTCAATGACAGAGACTCAG GttgaatggactccctacaattGTGGAGCTGCTGCGTTGCTgcatgagcacccacgcaccacagtcatcgggggtatcacctgctttgatgttgtggaggtgtatttgccggagcgggcattgcgacagattgggttcgtgcaGTCTATTCCTCCAGCTCCTATGAGACTAGCCAAGGCTCTTCGACCAGCACACGGaacctactccgtgacctttccttcttctgctgCTGCATTTGTGGAggcgtggagtaggttcccctacagTGGCCGCCTTGTTGAGCAGGGACTTCGACGGGCTGCTGTTCCTTCAGAGActgaacctaattacgttgaaTGGTTCAGAGTTTGCTCGCACCCGTACATATCCCGAGACGAATTGCTGGCTTCCGGTCCTGGTCCTGGTCAGAGCAGATCTGATTAC TTAGCGAAAGAATGGGCCAGTCGATTCTCTCCAGTGGCAAGACTACCTACGCGGCTTGCGGATTTGAACTcccgtcaacgacatgcgttagaaatataccttaataATTGTAGAGAATTATATGATCAATGGCATACTGAATAG
- the LOC130798264 gene encoding pre-mRNA-splicing factor CWC25: MEEEKAAALYEELTRKGGGAARFKQGLGFSSATTTANDPPSRGSALPSSSSSFMSNFVRASTQTKEIEVDKKSQIENIQNKLKKKEPFSSTDKIRVRDKDRRRSSSREKNLRSRSSERRRRSRSRSRSRERRKRSTSRDREKNLRSRRRNGGCDEDRDGSRRRYRSSSRERRRKRSRGRRSRSRSFSPTDRKRSERRRDGGGRDTKMVKESGNGTVDYAKFIDGYDNMTPAERVKAKMKLQLSQTAQKDTNLGSGSQWERFDFNKDAPVDDKEIEAADDDTTLVKYIGRSFRFTSLEAKREDEIENAHDQAIFGIPAPFPLYTSETGEEGMSENKYANENKGSTSDDDPASSLISEKVLSKQQGSWRERARKNVG, from the exons ATGGAGGAAGAGAAAGCGGCGGCACTCTACGAAGAATTGACCCGCAAAGGAGGTGGGGCAGCCCGATTTAAACAAGGACTTGGATTTTCCTCCGCCACAACAACAGCCAATGATCCACCTTCCAGAGGTTCTGCCttaccttcttcttcttcctcatttatGAGCAATTTCGTTAGAGCATCAACCCAAACAAAAGAAATCGAGGTTGATAAGAAATCCCAGATTGAGAATATCCAAAATAAGCTCAAGAAGAAGGAACCCTTTTCCTCCACTGATAAAATTAGGGTTAGGGATAAGGATAGAAGGAGAAGTAGTAGCAGAGAGAAGAATTTGAGAAGTAGAAGCAGcgaaagaagaaggagaagtaGGAGTAGAAGTAGAAGTCGAGAGAGGAGAAAGAGAAGTACAAGTAGAGATAGAGAGAAGAATTTGAGGAGTAGAAGGAGAAATGGCGGTTGTGATGAGGATAGAGATGGGTCTAGAAGACGATATCGATCATCAAGTcgagagagaaggagaaagaggagTAGAGGGAGGAGGAGTAGGAGTAGGAGTTTCTCGCCCACGGATCGAAAGAGGTCGGAAAGAAGAAGAGATGGTGGTGGTAGAGATACGAAAATGGTGAAGGAGAGTGGTAATGGCACAGTTGATTATGCTAAGTTCATTGATGGGTATGATAATATG ACACCTGCTGAAAGAGTCAAAGCTAAGATGAAACTTCAGCTTTCACAAACAG CTCAAAAGGATACTAATTTAGGTAGCGGCTCGCAATGGGAACGGTTTGACTTCAACAAAGATGCCCCTGTAGATGACAAAGAAATTGAAG CTGCCGACGATGACACAACACTTGTGAAGTATATTGGTCGAAGCTTTCGATTCACTTCTTTAGAG GCTAAAAGAGAGGATGAAATAGAGAATGCTCATGACCAAGCTATATTTGGAATACCCGCACCCTTCCCGTTATACACATCTGAAACTGGAGAAGAGGGAATGAGTGAGAACAAGTACGCGAACGAAAACAAGGGATCTACTAGTGATGATGACCCTGCTAGTAGTCTCATTAGTGAGAAG GTGCTTTCGAAGCAACAAGGCTCTTGGCGAGAACGTGCTCGCAAAAATGTTGGTTAA
- the LOC130797884 gene encoding uncharacterized protein LOC130797884 — MASVNRWLRPEVYPLFAAVGVAVGICGFQLVRNICINPEVRVNKENRSAGILENYSEGEKYAEHSLRKYVRNKAPQIMPTINSFFADPDRN, encoded by the exons ATGGCCTCTGTCAATCGTTGGTTGAGACCtgag GTATATCCTTTGTTTGCTGCAGTTGGAGTTGCTGTTGGTATTTGTGGCTTTCAGCTCGTTCGTAATATCTGCATTAATCCTGAAGTCAG GGTGAACAAGGAGAACAGATCAGCTGGAATTCTGGAAAACTATTCAGAAGGAGAGAAGTATGCAGAGCATTCTCTAAGGAAATATGTGCGTAACAAGGCCCCTCAGATCATGCCTACTATCAACAGTTTTTTCGCTGATCCTGATCGTAATTGA